In Kogia breviceps isolate mKogBre1 chromosome 7, mKogBre1 haplotype 1, whole genome shotgun sequence, a single window of DNA contains:
- the DCUN1D5 gene encoding DCN1-like protein 5 isoform X3, which produces MCDCTEKLQNKFDFLRSQLNDISSFKNIYRYAFDFARDKDQRSLDIDTAKSMLALLLGRTWPLFSVFYQYLEQSKYRVMNKDQWYNVLEFSRTVHADLSNYDEDGAWPVLLDEFVEWQKVRQTS; this is translated from the exons gtgTGACTGCACAGAAAAGCTACAAAACAAATTTGACTTTTTGCGCTCACAGTTGAATGATATTTCTTCATTTAAGAATATCTACAGATATGCCTTTGATTTTGCAAGG gATAAAGATCAGAGAAGCCTTGATATTGATACAGCTAAGTCTATGTTAGCTCTTCTCCTTGGGAGGACATGGCCACTGTTTTCAGTATTTTACCAGTACCTGGAG CAATCAAAGTATCGCGTTATGAACAAAGATCAGTGGTACAATGTGTTAGAATTCAGCAGAACAGTCCATGCCGATCTTAGTAACTATGATGAAGATGGTGCTT GGCCTGTTCTTCTTGATGAATTTGTCGAGTGGCAGAAAGTTCGTCAAACGTCATAG